CCGAGTCGGCCCGGGGCACGGGGCAGCTGCCGGACAAGGAGGGCCAGATGTACGCCATCGAGCGCGATGGCCTGTACTTGGCCCCCACCGCCGAGGTGCCGGTCACGAACATCCACCGCGACGAGATCCTGCCCCCTGGGTCACTGCCGGTCCGCTACGTCGCGTATACCCCCTGCTTCCGGCGCGAGGCGGGGGCCGCCGGCAAGGACACGCGGGGCCTGTTGCGGGTCCACCAGTTCGACAAGGTGGAGCTCGTCAAATTCGTCGTTCCCGAGTCCAGCGACGAGGAGCTTGAGTCGCTGACGCGCGACGCCGAAGTGGTCCTGGAAGCGCTCGAGCTGCCGTACCGGACGGTCGAGCGCTGCACGGCCGACGTCGGGTTCTCCCAGGCCCGCGGCTACGACCTGGAAGCCTGGGCGCCGGGGGTGGGCCGCTGGCTCGAGGTCAGCTCGTGCTCGAACTACGCCGATTTCCAGGCGCGGCGGATGAACGTCCGATACCGATCCTCAGCCGATGCCCGGCCCGAGTTGGTCCACACCCTCAACGGCTCGGGCGTGGCCCTGGCACGGACGGTCGCGGCCCTGCTCGAGACCCACCTCCAGCCGGATGGGTCCATCCGCGTGCCGGAGGTGCTGCGCCCATACCTTCCGGGGACTGACACCATCTCGTGAGCGCCGCCCATGCTGGCGGGCCGTCGCTGAATCGGCTGGCGGTCTCCGCCACCACTCACTGCCTGACCGGCTGCGCGATCGGGGAGGTGCTGGGTCTGGTGCTGGCCACCTGGTGGGGATGGGACGTGCTGCCGTCGATCGGGCTGGCCATCGTCCTGGCCTTCGTCGCCGCCTACGCCCTGACCATGAGGCCGTTGCTGCGCGCGGGCCTGCCCGTTCGGCGCGCCCTGCGGGTCGCCTTCGCCGCCGACACGCTTTCGATCATCGTCATGGAGACGGTCGACAACGCGGTGATCCTCGCCATTCCCTCGGCCATGGAG
The sequence above is a segment of the Chloroflexota bacterium genome. Coding sequences within it:
- the serS gene encoding serine--tRNA ligase, encoding MISIQLIRDDPEAVKRAIARKGEGPQVIDRLVVADGRRRALLADADAAKHERNEGSRAVGELMRSGQTAQAEARKASLGQLGERIDALDGELAEVEAAIEADLLLVPNPPRDAVPDGGGPEDNPVVRRWGEPLPPGERPPHWEIGARLKLFDLERGAKIGGSGFVLYTGAGARLQRALIGLFLDMAASRGYTEVWPPILVTAESARGTGQLPDKEGQMYAIERDGLYLAPTAEVPVTNIHRDEILPPGSLPVRYVAYTPCFRREAGAAGKDTRGLLRVHQFDKVELVKFVVPESSDEELESLTRDAEVVLEALELPYRTVERCTADVGFSQARGYDLEAWAPGVGRWLEVSSCSNYADFQARRMNVRYRSSADARPELVHTLNGSGVALARTVAALLETHLQPDGSIRVPEVLRPYLPGTDTIS
- a CDS encoding DUF4396 domain-containing protein: MSAAHAGGPSLNRLAVSATTHCLTGCAIGEVLGLVLATWWGWDVLPSIGLAIVLAFVAAYALTMRPLLRAGLPVRRALRVAFAADTLSIIVMETVDNAVILAIPSAMEAGLTDPLFWGSLALGLGIAWVVAFPVNRWLLSRGQGHALVTAYHEGHH